One Micavibrio aeruginosavorus ARL-13 genomic window carries:
- a CDS encoding alpha/beta hydrolase — translation MPEIIFNGPAGRLEGRYVHAKTPNAPLALVLHPHPEHGGTMNNKITYHMFQTFVERGFSTLRFNFRGVGRSQGIYDRGEGELSDAASALDWMQELNPNAPYVWVGGFSFGAWIGMQLLMRRPEIRGWISVSPPANMYDFTFLAPCPTSGLIIQGNKDNIVPEPHAEKLVQKLRAQKGIEVDYRVVDGANHFYNDRIDQMVGHMHDYLNRADAGRKVVVPPKLISAA, via the coding sequence ATGCCAGAGATTATTTTCAACGGGCCGGCCGGCCGTCTGGAAGGCCGTTACGTCCATGCGAAAACGCCGAACGCGCCGTTGGCCCTCGTCCTGCATCCGCATCCGGAGCATGGCGGGACGATGAATAACAAAATCACGTACCACATGTTCCAGACATTCGTGGAACGCGGATTCTCGACTCTGCGATTCAACTTCCGCGGCGTTGGCCGCAGCCAAGGCATCTATGACCGTGGCGAAGGTGAATTGTCCGATGCCGCATCGGCGCTGGACTGGATGCAGGAATTGAACCCGAATGCACCGTATGTGTGGGTTGGTGGTTTTTCCTTCGGTGCGTGGATCGGTATGCAATTGCTGATGCGCCGCCCGGAAATCCGTGGCTGGATCAGCGTATCGCCCCCGGCCAACATGTATGACTTCACCTTCCTTGCCCCGTGCCCGACCTCGGGCCTGATTATTCAGGGCAACAAGGACAACATCGTTCCGGAACCGCATGCCGAAAAGCTGGTGCAGAAACTGCGCGCGCAAAAAGGTATTGAGGTTGATTACCGCGTTGTTGATGGTGCAAACCACTTCTACAACGACCGTATCGACCAGATGGTTGGCCATATGCACGATTACCTGAACCGCGCCGATGCGGGCCGCAAGGTTGTCGTGCCGCCGAAGCTGATCAGCGCGGCTTAA
- a CDS encoding anhydro-N-acetylmuramic acid kinase: MQKPREYTVIGLMSGTSLDGIDAALIRTDGADSLTHLGFITVPYEDSVRDALRACLGRRVDNDGTVARAETLMTKAHADAVRALLAQTGVAAADVDLIGFHGQTIMHDAPGGFTWQIGNGDLLAAETGIDVINDFRTNDVKHGGQGAPLIPLYHRAMAASSGLDLPVAILNIGGVANITWIGADGRLSAFDTGPGNAIINDWTRKHTGAEFDLDGQLAKSGTFHNGIVRGWLGHHYFRVAPPKSLDRDAWHVMGDLVGMNAADGAATLTRFTVESIAAARDHLPAAPKAWYVAGGGRLNPVIMDGLRDVLGVPVHSIDDLGWNGDAVEAEGFAWLAVRSLLGQPLSVPETTGCKIAVSGGKLHPAPGKTMRVG, encoded by the coding sequence ATGCAAAAGCCAAGAGAATACACGGTTATCGGCCTGATGTCGGGCACATCGCTGGATGGGATTGATGCGGCGCTGATCCGGACCGATGGCGCGGATTCCCTGACACATCTGGGGTTTATCACGGTTCCTTATGAAGATTCTGTGCGGGATGCGCTGCGCGCGTGTCTGGGCCGCCGTGTGGACAATGATGGCACCGTGGCGCGGGCGGAAACCCTGATGACCAAGGCGCATGCGGATGCGGTGCGAGCGTTGCTGGCGCAAACGGGTGTGGCTGCGGCGGATGTCGATCTGATCGGTTTCCATGGCCAAACGATCATGCATGATGCCCCCGGCGGGTTTACATGGCAGATTGGCAACGGCGATTTGCTGGCCGCCGAAACCGGCATCGATGTCATCAACGATTTCCGCACCAACGACGTGAAACATGGTGGGCAGGGCGCGCCGCTCATTCCGCTGTATCACCGCGCCATGGCGGCATCGTCTGGTTTAGATCTGCCGGTGGCGATTTTGAATATTGGTGGTGTGGCGAATATCACATGGATCGGTGCGGATGGACGGTTGAGCGCGTTTGATACCGGTCCGGGCAATGCCATTATCAATGACTGGACGCGCAAGCATACGGGCGCGGAATTTGATCTGGATGGCCAATTGGCAAAATCCGGAACGTTCCATAACGGCATTGTGCGCGGATGGTTGGGGCATCACTATTTCCGCGTGGCACCGCCCAAATCATTGGACCGCGATGCGTGGCACGTTATGGGTGATCTGGTCGGGATGAATGCTGCGGATGGTGCGGCGACGTTGACCCGTTTCACTGTTGAATCCATCGCCGCCGCACGTGACCATTTGCCCGCAGCGCCAAAGGCTTGGTACGTGGCTGGTGGTGGCCGTTTAAACCCGGTGATTATGGATGGGTTGCGTGACGTTCTGGGCGTGCCTGTTCATTCGATTGATGATCTGGGCTGGAACGGTGATGCGGTCGAAGCCGAAGGCTTTGCGTGGCTGGCTGTGCGGTCCTTGCTAGGACAACCTTTGTCCGTGCCGGAAACAACCGGATGCAAAATCGCGGTCAGTGGTGGAAAATTGCACCCGGCCCCCGGAAAAACGATGCGCGTGGGTTAG
- a CDS encoding 2Fe-2S iron-sulfur cluster-binding protein, with the protein MPTMTFIMKDGTPKVVDAPNGLSVMEIAQKHDIEQIEGACGGSLACATCHVYVHPDWWDKVLPDTGDVSMEEEDMLDLAFDLQKTSRLSCQIMMRDELDGLVVALPGSNPAWS; encoded by the coding sequence ATGCCGACCATGACCTTCATCATGAAAGATGGAACCCCCAAAGTGGTGGACGCACCCAACGGCCTGTCCGTGATGGAGATTGCGCAGAAACATGATATTGAACAGATCGAAGGCGCGTGTGGCGGGTCACTGGCCTGCGCCACATGCCACGTTTATGTCCACCCGGATTGGTGGGACAAGGTTCTGCCCGACACGGGCGATGTCAGCATGGAGGAGGAAGATATGCTCGACCTCGCCTTCGACCTGCAAAAAACCTCCCGCCTGTCGTGCCAGATCATGATGCGGGACGAGCTGGACGGGCTGGTTGTCGCCCTGCCGGGTTCCAACCCGGCTTGGTCATAG
- a CDS encoding YhdP family protein has protein sequence MNQRTLGILRKIGLATVEVVMVLAVLLVLAVVALMLRLQAGSLDIAFAKSFLQTELSEVNPAIAVEMDHVLLEWSQIDSRPRITLQNVRLINRADNRTMLGMDSLGLSLARGRLLLGQVVPRAVFIDRPLLTLVRTADRKFTLGLDDDATPDTEMPEAQSEFLFNLLDTLSQDVDDMPADWPMKSLRMVRVTGARMMVEDYAVQQSWLIPRLDLMFRKGRDGLLATSTLWIEQDRGDANIMLDAAYDPDTKTLLARLNVQSISTPFLATKFPELAWLQGQDIPLQGTVELAMDSGLSLHTANFNLQALTGQVNLPDLYDAPLAFQNMNVKASFNRADRIFHIEDVSVQVGDLAVSAQADVSGNPDVGFTAPITLRIPDLPQASVAPLWPKVLAEKSITPWVLDHLSGGRVHDAEIKVSLKAQKSMALETDEAVAGEMDVTVDALTADFGIENMDIDYRAPLMKVKAANGSGHFDIKTDTLSFKVNKAALGDMAVSEGTVIIDTVTGEGVGTADIDLRLTGPLKTVFEYIRAEPIEAGRDFPVPLEKIAGDADLKIGVDLPTAEHVKEEDVKVTVDGTLNNVVMPGLVSGLDVAGTGLVMKMAGNEVSVEGQGKISGRDMKFRWAQFLSTAGQPYNYQVVAETVIDPELRAHFGADLADWVAGSAPAKITYTEKQDGHVAIDLNIDATPATLMVKPFKYEKKPAVPATASARVNLAPGGVLRDIQNLSITTPDAKVDNAVLNFRQAKEGPQVSGGRFPNARLGATRGTLEFTQGTDDILRLNVTGQSFDARPFLDNDGKAGQQPAQDGPAIVASVQVPVMLTNKDQSIKNAKVDLEMDRRSEVTKLDVDATVGKGTLTFRYKPDSTGRMVLTIDSNDAGAALKAFGYYENMVGGTLRVDGQPPQGLYRGKLQGHALISNFRVVNAPVLARLLSAMSLPGIMELLGSDGIDFTKLEGNFVWEQRYGGSLMTILDGRTAGSAMGLTFQGTLDEAKQTMDIKGTIVPVSMVNDLISSIPLIGDVITGGGGAVFAATYTIRGPTSDPTTTVNPLAVLAPGFLRKLFFE, from the coding sequence GTGAACCAGCGCACTTTGGGTATTCTACGGAAAATCGGTCTCGCCACTGTTGAGGTGGTGATGGTTCTGGCCGTCTTGCTGGTTCTGGCGGTCGTGGCCTTGATGTTGCGCCTGCAGGCTGGGTCGCTGGATATTGCCTTTGCCAAATCCTTCCTGCAAACGGAACTGAGCGAGGTCAATCCCGCCATCGCGGTGGAGATGGACCATGTCTTGCTGGAATGGTCGCAGATTGATTCCCGCCCGCGTATCACGTTGCAGAATGTTCGCCTGATTAATCGTGCCGATAACCGGACGATGCTGGGCATGGACTCGCTGGGTCTGTCGTTGGCGCGTGGACGTTTGCTGCTGGGGCAGGTTGTGCCGCGTGCGGTGTTTATCGATCGTCCCTTGCTGACCCTAGTGCGAACGGCGGATCGTAAATTTACCCTCGGGTTGGATGACGACGCGACGCCCGACACAGAGATGCCGGAAGCGCAAAGCGAATTTCTGTTTAATCTGCTGGATACGCTGTCACAGGATGTTGATGACATGCCTGCCGACTGGCCCATGAAATCGTTGCGCATGGTGCGTGTCACCGGCGCGCGCATGATGGTCGAGGATTATGCGGTTCAGCAATCATGGTTGATCCCGCGTCTGGATTTGATGTTTCGCAAGGGACGTGACGGATTGCTGGCCACATCCACGCTGTGGATTGAGCAAGATCGCGGCGATGCCAACATTATGCTGGATGCGGCCTATGATCCTGATACTAAGACCCTGCTGGCACGATTGAACGTGCAGAGCATCTCAACTCCTTTCCTGGCCACAAAATTCCCGGAACTGGCGTGGTTGCAGGGGCAGGATATTCCATTACAGGGCACGGTTGAGCTGGCGATGGACAGTGGATTATCCCTGCACACCGCAAATTTCAACCTACAGGCTTTGACGGGGCAGGTGAATTTGCCTGACCTGTACGATGCGCCGCTGGCGTTCCAGAATATGAATGTCAAAGCATCCTTTAACCGCGCGGACCGTATCTTCCATATCGAAGATGTATCGGTGCAGGTTGGCGATCTGGCCGTATCGGCGCAGGCCGATGTGTCCGGCAATCCGGATGTTGGTTTTACCGCGCCGATCACATTGCGCATTCCCGATTTGCCGCAAGCCAGCGTGGCCCCGCTCTGGCCGAAAGTTTTGGCCGAAAAATCCATCACGCCATGGGTGCTGGATCATTTGTCCGGCGGTCGTGTGCATGATGCCGAAATCAAAGTGTCGTTGAAGGCGCAAAAATCGATGGCACTGGAAACGGATGAAGCCGTTGCCGGCGAAATGGATGTAACGGTTGATGCGCTGACCGCCGATTTCGGTATCGAAAACATGGATATCGATTATCGCGCCCCGTTGATGAAGGTGAAGGCCGCCAACGGATCGGGTCATTTTGATATTAAAACGGATACGCTGTCGTTTAAAGTGAACAAGGCCGCCTTGGGTGATATGGCGGTGTCCGAAGGCACCGTGATCATCGATACCGTGACGGGCGAGGGGGTTGGCACGGCGGATATTGATTTGCGTCTGACGGGTCCATTGAAAACCGTATTTGAATATATCCGTGCCGAACCGATTGAGGCGGGGCGTGATTTCCCAGTGCCGCTGGAGAAGATAGCGGGTGATGCCGATTTGAAAATCGGGGTTGATCTGCCCACCGCAGAGCACGTGAAAGAAGAAGACGTTAAAGTCACCGTAGATGGAACGTTGAACAATGTTGTGATGCCGGGGCTGGTCAGTGGATTGGACGTGGCGGGCACGGGGTTGGTCATGAAAATGGCGGGCAACGAGGTGTCAGTTGAAGGCCAGGGGAAAATTTCCGGACGCGATATGAAATTCCGCTGGGCTCAGTTCCTCAGCACGGCGGGCCAGCCCTATAATTATCAGGTTGTTGCTGAAACGGTGATTGACCCGGAATTGCGGGCGCATTTCGGGGCGGATCTGGCGGACTGGGTGGCGGGGTCTGCGCCCGCCAAAATTACCTATACTGAGAAACAGGACGGTCATGTTGCCATTGATCTGAATATTGACGCCACACCTGCAACGCTGATGGTGAAGCCGTTCAAGTACGAGAAGAAACCGGCGGTTCCAGCCACGGCATCGGCACGGGTGAATCTGGCCCCGGGCGGCGTATTGCGTGATATTCAGAATTTGTCCATCACGACGCCGGATGCCAAGGTTGACAATGCAGTTCTGAATTTCCGTCAAGCGAAAGAGGGGCCGCAAGTGTCCGGCGGACGGTTCCCGAATGCACGTTTGGGCGCCACGCGCGGGACGCTGGAATTTACACAGGGTACTGATGATATTCTGCGTTTGAATGTAACCGGGCAATCGTTTGATGCGCGCCCGTTCCTGGATAATGATGGCAAGGCCGGGCAACAGCCGGCACAGGACGGCCCGGCGATTGTGGCGTCGGTTCAGGTTCCGGTGATGCTGACCAACAAGGACCAGTCGATCAAAAACGCCAAGGTCGATCTGGAAATGGATCGCCGCAGCGAGGTGACGAAGCTGGATGTGGATGCAACGGTGGGCAAGGGGACGTTGACCTTCCGCTATAAACCGGACAGCACGGGCCGCATGGTTCTGACCATCGACAGCAATGATGCGGGTGCGGCGCTCAAGGCGTTTGGGTATTACGAGAACATGGTCGGTGGCACCTTGCGGGTTGATGGTCAGCCGCCGCAAGGCCTGTATCGCGGAAAATTGCAGGGCCATGCTTTGATTTCCAATTTCCGTGTCGTCAATGCCCCGGTTCTGGCTCGCTTGCTCAGTGCCATGAGCCTGCCGGGGATCATGGAATTGTTGGGCAGCGATGGTATTGATTTTACCAAGCTGGAGGGCAACTTCGTCTGGGAACAGCGTTATGGCGGATCGTTGATGACCATTCTGGATGGCCGCACGGCGGGCTCCGCCATGGGGCTGACGTTCCAGGGTACGTTGGATGAGGCCAAACAAACCATGGATATCAAGGGTACAATTGTCCCGGTTTCGATGGTCAATGATTTGATTTCCAGCATTCCGCTGATCGGGGACGTCATTACGGGCGGGGGTGGTGCGGTGTTTGCGGCCACCTATACCATTCGCGGCCCGACCAGCGACCCGACAACCACCGTCAATCCGCTGGCCGTTCTGGCACCGGGATTTTTACGCAAGCTGTTCTTTGAATAG
- the tyrS gene encoding tyrosine--tRNA ligase, with the protein MASYKSEFLNILQQRGFIHQCSDFDGLDAKLAAGSCSAYVGYDPTGKSLHVGHMISIMMLMWFQKCGHKPVTLMGGGTAMLGDPSFKDKTRPLLTKEEIKTNIASIQESFASYIDYDTAPNAATMVNNADWLLNLNYMDFLREYGTHFTVNRMLTFDSVKLRLDREQPLTFLEFNYMIMQGYDFVELHRRYGTILQMGGSDQWGNMINGVELGRRADNAELFVLTCPLLTTASGAKMGKTENGAVWLRGDMCSPYDYWQYWRNTEDADVGKFLRLFTMLPLDEIAKLEALGGSEINEAKKVLAFEATKLCHGEAAAHEAAATAQKVFEQGGVGGDLPSIEYDRSVLDSGIALVDVLCDLELASSKGDARRLIQGGGARVNDAQISDVAHTIAANDLTGEGYIKISSGKKKHALVRVKG; encoded by the coding sequence ATGGCCAGCTATAAATCCGAATTCCTGAACATTTTACAACAACGTGGCTTTATCCACCAGTGCAGTGATTTTGACGGGCTGGACGCAAAACTGGCCGCCGGATCATGCTCGGCGTACGTCGGCTATGACCCCACGGGCAAGTCCCTGCACGTTGGACATATGATTTCCATCATGATGCTGATGTGGTTCCAGAAATGTGGCCATAAACCCGTAACCCTGATGGGTGGCGGCACGGCCATGCTGGGCGATCCGTCGTTTAAGGACAAAACCCGCCCGCTTCTGACCAAAGAAGAAATCAAAACCAATATCGCCAGTATTCAGGAAAGCTTTGCGTCTTACATTGATTATGACACCGCGCCCAACGCCGCGACCATGGTCAACAATGCCGACTGGTTGCTGAACCTGAACTACATGGATTTCCTGCGCGAGTATGGCACGCACTTTACCGTCAACCGCATGCTGACCTTTGATTCGGTCAAACTGCGTCTGGACCGGGAACAGCCGCTGACCTTCCTGGAATTCAACTACATGATCATGCAGGGGTACGATTTCGTCGAACTGCACCGCCGTTATGGCACGATCCTGCAAATGGGCGGATCGGACCAATGGGGCAACATGATCAATGGCGTTGAACTGGGCCGCCGCGCGGATAACGCCGAATTGTTCGTCCTGACCTGCCCGCTGCTGACCACCGCATCGGGCGCGAAGATGGGCAAGACGGAAAACGGTGCGGTCTGGCTGCGCGGTGATATGTGCAGCCCCTATGATTACTGGCAATATTGGCGCAACACCGAGGACGCCGATGTTGGCAAATTCCTACGCCTGTTCACGATGCTGCCGCTGGATGAGATTGCCAAGCTGGAAGCCCTGGGTGGCTCCGAGATCAACGAAGCCAAAAAGGTTCTGGCGTTCGAAGCCACCAAACTATGCCACGGTGAAGCCGCCGCACACGAAGCCGCCGCAACGGCGCAGAAAGTATTCGAACAAGGCGGCGTTGGCGGTGATTTGCCAAGCATTGAATATGACCGCAGCGTTCTGGATTCCGGCATCGCGCTGGTCGATGTGTTGTGTGATCTGGAACTGGCCTCGTCCAAAGGTGACGCCCGCCGTTTGATCCAAGGCGGCGGTGCCCGCGTCAATGATGCACAGATCAGCGATGTCGCCCACACGATTGCAGCCAATGATTTGACCGGTGAGGGATATATCAAAATCTCCTCCGGCAAGAAAAAACATGCGCTGGTGCGGGTGAAGGGATAA
- a CDS encoding L-threonylcarbamoyladenylate synthase has protein sequence MPRIVAVSSSALNDAAQILRDGGLVAMPTETVYGLAANALDGVAVAKIFAAKGRPGFNPLIVHVPDVAAAEKLVVMNDAARLIAESFWPGPLTMILPRAEHCPVSDLCSAGLPTLAIRVPALKATQDLLRACAVPLAAPSANKSGSISPTTPKHVADSLGDTVDMILAAGACDVGLESTVLDLSGDVPVVLRPGAITAEQIGHVLGCDVGYDLGDHGGADVKSPGQLLRHYAPAIPLRMRAVDVAPGEALLAFGSTRFMGLRGGGAASALPEHALRNLSENGDLYEAASNLFRMMRELDNGQNSGIAVMDIPDTGVGLAINDRLRRAAAGSVK, from the coding sequence ATGCCGCGTATCGTTGCTGTTTCTTCCTCTGCATTAAATGACGCCGCGCAAATTTTGCGTGATGGCGGGTTGGTGGCCATGCCGACCGAAACGGTCTATGGCCTTGCGGCCAATGCGCTGGATGGTGTGGCGGTGGCCAAAATTTTCGCGGCCAAAGGGCGGCCCGGGTTTAACCCGTTGATCGTGCATGTGCCGGATGTCGCGGCGGCGGAAAAACTGGTCGTCATGAATGATGCGGCGCGCCTGATCGCTGAATCCTTCTGGCCGGGGCCGTTGACGATGATCCTGCCGCGGGCGGAACACTGTCCTGTATCCGATTTATGCTCTGCGGGGTTGCCAACGCTGGCCATTCGCGTGCCCGCGTTGAAAGCGACACAAGATTTATTGCGAGCCTGTGCCGTGCCGCTGGCCGCGCCCAGTGCCAATAAATCCGGGTCCATCAGTCCGACCACGCCGAAGCATGTTGCCGATTCCCTGGGGGATACGGTCGATATGATATTGGCGGCCGGGGCGTGTGATGTGGGGTTGGAATCCACGGTTCTGGATTTGTCGGGTGACGTGCCCGTTGTCCTGCGCCCCGGTGCCATTACGGCGGAGCAGATCGGCCATGTTCTCGGGTGCGACGTTGGGTATGATCTGGGTGATCATGGTGGTGCGGATGTAAAATCACCGGGACAGTTGCTGCGCCATTATGCGCCCGCCATTCCACTGCGCATGCGTGCGGTGGATGTTGCGCCGGGTGAGGCTTTGCTGGCCTTTGGTTCCACGCGGTTCATGGGCTTGCGCGGAGGCGGTGCGGCCAGTGCGTTGCCTGAGCACGCCCTGCGGAATTTGAGCGAGAATGGCGATTTATACGAAGCCGCATCCAATTTGTTCCGCATGATGCGCGAATTGGACAATGGTCAGAACAGCGGTATTGCCGTGATGGATATTCCGGATACGGGCGTCGGTCTGGCCATCAATGATCGTTTGCGCCGCGCCGCAGCTGGCAGTGTGAAATAA
- a CDS encoding cysteine desulfurase family protein, with product MTDNLNNGPVYLDYNATAPTRPAVIAAITAALAQTGNASSIHGFGRKARKMIEDARTQIATLCACDRNYVTFTSGGTESNNIAIKSFTGARILVSAIEHPSVLEAAPSAERIPVTSSGVVDLAALEQMLTHGAPVALIAVMLVNNETGVIQPVAEIVRLVRRVSPQTRVHCDAVQAAGKIAIDFSALQVDSLALSAHKIGGTHGVGALIIAPGADIKALIHGGGQEKRMRAGTENVAGIAAFGIAANEAIKDLEKIKTLSDWRDRIERELSAIEPRLKIFGHDAPRVGTTTQIGLPGIPAETQLMALDLAGIAVSSGSACSSGTVKTSHVLKAMGASDNDAMGALRISMGWATTADDIDRFIAAWTTMHARLKDKIKS from the coding sequence ATGACCGACAATTTGAACAACGGACCCGTTTATCTGGATTATAACGCCACGGCGCCCACGCGCCCGGCGGTGATTGCGGCCATCACGGCGGCCCTGGCCCAGACAGGAAACGCATCATCGATTCACGGTTTTGGGCGTAAAGCGCGCAAGATGATTGAGGATGCGCGCACACAAATTGCCACCCTCTGCGCGTGCGATCGCAATTACGTCACCTTTACCAGCGGCGGCACAGAATCCAACAACATCGCGATCAAAAGCTTCACTGGCGCACGCATTCTGGTCAGCGCGATTGAACATCCATCCGTGCTGGAGGCAGCCCCGAGCGCAGAGCGCATTCCCGTCACGTCGTCAGGTGTTGTTGATCTTGCCGCACTGGAGCAGATGCTGACACACGGCGCGCCCGTGGCGTTGATCGCTGTCATGCTGGTCAACAATGAAACAGGTGTCATTCAACCGGTGGCCGAGATTGTTCGATTGGTCCGCCGTGTATCACCGCAAACGCGCGTGCATTGCGACGCCGTTCAAGCCGCCGGCAAAATCGCGATTGATTTCTCTGCCCTGCAAGTCGACAGCCTTGCTTTGTCCGCGCACAAGATCGGTGGCACGCACGGCGTTGGTGCATTGATCATCGCGCCCGGCGCGGATATCAAGGCCCTGATCCATGGCGGCGGGCAGGAAAAACGCATGCGCGCAGGGACAGAAAACGTCGCTGGAATCGCCGCTTTTGGCATTGCCGCGAATGAAGCGATCAAGGATCTGGAAAAAATCAAAACCCTGTCCGATTGGCGCGACCGGATTGAACGTGAACTCTCGGCCATCGAACCGCGTTTGAAAATTTTCGGGCACGATGCACCGCGCGTGGGCACCACAACGCAAATCGGCCTGCCCGGCATTCCGGCGGAAACGCAATTGATGGCGCTGGATCTGGCGGGCATTGCCGTTTCATCCGGTTCGGCCTGCTCCAGCGGTACGGTGAAGACCAGCCATGTGCTGAAAGCCATGGGCGCCAGCGACAATGACGCCATGGGGGCCTTGCGTATTTCCATGGGATGGGCCACAACAGCCGACGATATCGACCGTTTCATCGCCGCATGGACAACCATGCACGCCCGATTAAAAGACAAGATTAAAAGCTAG
- a CDS encoding FAD/NAD(P)-binding protein, translating to MTHAPVTNGADQNQTPPTIALLGGGQCGTIALHDILSHFEDLKASDPTLPTPKIIWVDAKGFFGRCAAFDPDQPDCLLTSGPAYALKPSLCAPDAFTQFYMAHHPSADMNQCVPRRIYGEFMRDLTTDTMNRAQAQGITIETITARIDAVTRDDRGVLTLYTDSGDTIRTHHLIASPGPSRNTAMDHLHGAPGFIANPSDIASVRASGLDFNDPKSTILCFGPGNSFFDGINLLEKELGYRGKYILVNASNRTPWSVGPDLDEHDGLPYHFTHFATQSMPARVSFATLKAALDRDLEDLKDPEKNPRGFGPEYPIYYIAAYAMQYFKSWADHHKPDALTRGQAELAFQQLQDDATMQLKCISAPEDIALYQDLRAQGRLFESHGRIVMDQVASAARGFSVPVRSNLDQGLYNVRVAGFMNCKPYHSNWDTPVRDEPGNLLRQMERDELIRRAPTNGHGHGERYDTAHARDHGISVVGSSMSPIWGVHLSAAQVNIAARNALNGAIRAAQREQNPQGPSSGPPPDFGAGFGSMAY from the coding sequence ATGACACACGCGCCAGTAACAAACGGGGCAGACCAGAACCAGACTCCCCCAACCATCGCCCTTCTGGGCGGTGGGCAGTGTGGCACAATCGCCCTGCACGATATCCTGTCCCATTTCGAAGATTTAAAAGCGTCCGACCCCACACTGCCCACGCCCAAAATCATCTGGGTGGATGCGAAGGGATTTTTTGGCCGATGCGCCGCGTTTGACCCCGATCAACCTGATTGCCTGCTGACCAGCGGCCCGGCCTATGCGTTGAAGCCCAGCCTGTGCGCGCCCGACGCGTTCACGCAATTTTATATGGCGCACCACCCCTCAGCCGATATGAACCAGTGCGTACCGCGCCGCATTTATGGCGAATTCATGCGCGATCTGACCACCGACACGATGAACCGCGCGCAAGCCCAGGGAATCACGATTGAAACCATCACAGCACGCATCGATGCCGTCACGCGTGATGATCGCGGCGTTCTGACCCTGTACACCGATAGCGGCGATACAATCCGCACGCATCATCTGATCGCCAGCCCCGGCCCATCGCGCAACACCGCCATGGATCATTTGCACGGCGCACCCGGGTTCATCGCCAATCCGTCGGATATCGCATCGGTGCGCGCATCCGGTTTGGATTTTAATGACCCAAAATCCACCATTCTGTGTTTTGGCCCCGGCAATTCGTTTTTTGACGGTATCAATCTGCTGGAAAAGGAACTGGGATATCGCGGAAAATACATTCTGGTCAACGCATCAAACCGCACGCCGTGGTCGGTGGGACCGGATCTGGATGAACATGATGGCCTGCCCTATCACTTCACCCATTTCGCGACGCAATCCATGCCCGCCCGGGTCAGCTTCGCCACACTCAAGGCCGCATTGGATCGCGATCTGGAAGATTTGAAAGACCCCGAAAAAAACCCACGCGGATTTGGACCGGAATATCCGATTTATTATATCGCGGCCTATGCCATGCAATATTTCAAAAGCTGGGCCGATCATCACAAACCCGATGCCTTGACCAGAGGACAAGCGGAATTGGCGTTCCAGCAATTGCAGGATGATGCGACGATGCAGTTGAAATGCATCTCCGCGCCCGAGGACATTGCCCTGTACCAAGATTTGCGCGCGCAAGGGCGATTGTTTGAATCCCATGGCCGCATTGTGATGGATCAGGTCGCATCCGCCGCCCGTGGTTTTTCCGTGCCCGTTCGATCCAATCTGGACCAGGGGCTGTATAATGTGCGGGTCGCGGGTTTTATGAACTGCAAACCGTACCATTCGAACTGGGACACACCGGTCCGCGATGAACCGGGCAATTTGTTACGCCAGATGGAACGCGATGAATTGATCCGCCGCGCGCCCACCAACGGGCACGGCCATGGTGAACGGTACGACACGGCCCACGCCCGCGACCACGGCATCAGCGTGGTGGGCAGCAGCATGAGCCCCATCTGGGGCGTACATTTAAGCGCCGCCCAGGTCAATATCGCCGCCCGCAACGCCCTGAACGGGGCCATTCGGGCCGCGCAGCGTGAGCAGAACCCACAGGGCCCCTCTTCCGGTCCACCGCCTGATTTCGGGGCTGGGTTTGGCAGCATGGCCTATTAA
- the bcp gene encoding thioredoxin-dependent thiol peroxidase, whose protein sequence is MPVLKEGSKAPAFKMQTQNGDTISLKDYAGAPLVLYFYPKDDTPGCTTEACNFRDNLPKFKKSKAAILGVSRDAVDKHVKFAQKYDLNFPLAADDDGTVTEKYGVWVEKSLYGKKYMGIERTTFLIDADGKIAKIWNKVKVAGHADEVLEAVKAL, encoded by the coding sequence ATGCCCGTACTGAAAGAAGGATCAAAGGCCCCCGCCTTTAAAATGCAGACCCAGAACGGCGATACCATCAGCCTGAAAGATTATGCAGGGGCACCATTGGTTTTGTATTTTTATCCGAAAGACGACACACCCGGGTGTACGACCGAGGCCTGTAACTTTCGCGATAATTTGCCGAAATTCAAAAAATCCAAGGCCGCCATCCTGGGCGTATCCCGCGACGCCGTGGACAAGCATGTAAAGTTCGCCCAAAAATATGATCTGAATTTCCCGCTGGCCGCCGATGATGATGGAACGGTTACGGAGAAATACGGCGTATGGGTAGAAAAAAGCCTGTACGGGAAAAAATATATGGGCATCGAACGCACAACATTTCTGATCGATGCGGATGGCAAGATTGCAAAAATCTGGAACAAGGTCAAAGTCGCCGGCCACGCCGATGAAGTGTTGGAAGCGGTCAAAGCACTTTAA